One Streptomyces sp. ML-6 genomic region harbors:
- a CDS encoding aspartate-semialdehyde dehydrogenase, whose translation MKVGIVGATGQVGTVMRRILAEREFPADELRLFASARSAGSTIEWQGREITVEDAATADYTGLDIVLFSAGGATSKALAEKVASQGAVVIDNSSAWRRDPEVPLVVSEVNPHAVANRPKGIIANPNCTTMAAMPVLRPLHDEAGLQALTVATYQAVSGSGLAGVAELHGQVTEVAAEADALTHDGEAVKFPEPGVYKRPIAFNVLPLAGSIVDDGSFETDEEQKLRNESRKILEIPELKVSGTCVRVPVFSGHSLQINARFARPIGVERAYELLKDAPGVELSEIPTPLQAAGKDASFVGRIRVDETTENGLALFVSNDNLRKGAALNAVQIAELVAAELKG comes from the coding sequence GTGAAGGTCGGAATCGTCGGCGCCACCGGTCAGGTCGGCACAGTCATGCGCAGGATCCTGGCCGAGCGCGAGTTCCCGGCCGACGAGCTGCGACTCTTCGCCTCCGCCCGTTCCGCGGGCTCCACCATCGAGTGGCAGGGGCGGGAGATCACCGTCGAGGACGCCGCCACGGCCGACTACACCGGGCTGGACATCGTGCTGTTCTCGGCCGGTGGAGCGACCTCGAAGGCGCTCGCCGAAAAGGTCGCCTCGCAGGGCGCCGTGGTGATCGACAACTCCTCCGCCTGGCGCCGGGACCCCGAGGTCCCGCTGGTGGTCTCCGAGGTCAACCCGCACGCCGTCGCGAACCGCCCCAAGGGCATCATCGCCAACCCGAACTGCACCACGATGGCCGCCATGCCCGTGCTGCGCCCGCTGCACGACGAGGCCGGCCTCCAGGCGCTGACCGTCGCCACCTACCAGGCCGTGTCCGGCTCCGGCCTGGCCGGCGTCGCCGAGCTGCACGGCCAGGTGACCGAGGTCGCCGCCGAGGCCGACGCGCTCACCCACGACGGCGAGGCCGTGAAGTTCCCCGAGCCGGGCGTCTACAAGCGCCCGATCGCCTTCAACGTGCTGCCGCTGGCCGGCTCGATCGTCGACGACGGCTCCTTCGAGACCGACGAGGAGCAGAAGCTCCGCAACGAGTCCCGCAAGATCCTGGAGATCCCGGAGCTGAAGGTGTCCGGCACCTGCGTCCGGGTGCCGGTCTTCTCCGGCCACTCCCTCCAGATCAACGCCCGCTTCGCCCGCCCGATCGGGGTGGAGCGCGCCTACGAGCTGCTGAAGGACGCGCCCGGCGTCGAGCTCTCCGAGATCCCCACCCCGCTCCAGGCGGCCGGCAAGGACGCCTCCTTCGTCGGCCGCATCCGGGTCGACGAGACCACCGAGAACGGCCTCGCGCTCTTCGTCTCCAACGACAACCTGCGCAAGGGCGCCGCGCTGAACGCGGTGCAGATCGCGGAGCTGGTCGCGGCGGAGCTGAAGGGCTGA
- a CDS encoding type II toxin-antitoxin system PemK/MazF family toxin — protein MRRGDIHLVDLEPAGGSGANAGGSGADKIGPAVIVSNNAANQAVELNGRGVVTVVPLTSNTSRVYPFQVLLPAAECGLPEDSKARCEQIRDVTPERVLKRIGTVPRRRMTEIDAALRRHLAL, from the coding sequence ATGCGTAGGGGAGACATCCACCTGGTCGATCTGGAGCCGGCCGGGGGGAGCGGGGCCAACGCCGGGGGGAGCGGGGCCGACAAGATCGGGCCGGCCGTGATCGTGTCCAACAACGCCGCCAACCAGGCGGTCGAGCTCAACGGCAGGGGCGTGGTCACCGTGGTGCCGCTGACGTCGAACACCTCCCGGGTCTACCCCTTCCAGGTGCTGCTCCCCGCAGCGGAGTGCGGCCTGCCGGAGGACTCGAAGGCCCGGTGCGAGCAGATTCGGGACGTCACCCCGGAGCGTGTGCTGAAGCGGATCGGCACCGTCCCCCGCCGGCGCATGACCGAGATCGACGCCGCCCTGCGACGCCACCTCGCCCTCTGA
- a CDS encoding ribbon-helix-helix domain-containing protein, translated as MKISVSLPQEDVAFLDEYAAKTDADSRSAVVHAAIELLRASNLEADYEAAFAEWDASEDAELWDRTVGDGIADA; from the coding sequence ATGAAGATCAGTGTGAGTCTGCCGCAGGAGGATGTCGCCTTCCTCGACGAGTACGCCGCGAAGACCGACGCCGATTCCCGGTCCGCGGTGGTGCACGCCGCGATCGAGCTGCTGCGCGCCTCGAATCTGGAGGCCGACTACGAGGCGGCGTTCGCGGAATGGGACGCGAGCGAGGACGCCGAACTCTGGGACCGCACGGTCGGGGACGGAATCGCGGATGCGTAG
- the pepN gene encoding aminopeptidase N, whose product MPGTNLTREEAQERARLLTVDAYEIDLDLSGAQEGGTYRSVTTVRFDSAEAGAETFIDLVAPAVHEVELNGKSLDVAAVFRDSRITLPHLVAGSNELRVVADCAYTNTGEGLHRFVDPVDQQAYLYTQFEVPDARRVFASFEQPDLKATFRFTVKAPSGWTVISNSPTPEPKDDVWSFEPTPRISTYITALIVGPYHSVHSSYEKDGQSVPLGIYCRPSLAEFLDADAVFDVTRQGFDWFQEKFDYAYPFAKYDQLFVPEFNAGAMENAGAVTIRDQYVFRSKVTDAAYETRAETILHELAHMWFGDLVTMEWWNDLWLNESFATYTSIACQAYAEGSKWPHSWTTFANSMKTWAYRQDQLPSTHPIMADIRDLDDVLVNFDGITYAKGASVLKQLVAYVGMEEFFKGVQAYFKAHAFGNTRLSDLLGALEETSGRDLKTWSKAWLETAGINILRPEIETDGNGHVTSFAVLQEAPALPAGAKGEPTLRPHRIAIGCYDLDAGGKLVRTDRIELDVDGPRTVVPFPAGTARPAVILLNDDDLSYAKVRLDEESLRVVTEHLGDFTESLPRALCWASAWDMTRDGELATRDYLELVLSGIGKESDIGVVQSLHRQVKLALDLYAAPEWREAGLSRWTEATLAHLRAAEPGSDHQLAWARAFAATARTPQQTDLLQALLDGREVIEGLAVDAELRWAFVERLAATGLMEEDGIAAEYERDRTAAGERHAATARAARPTEEAKAEAWASVVESDKLPNSLQEAVIAGLVQSDQRELLAPYTEKFFASVKGVWDSRSHEMAQQIAIGLYPSFQVSQETLDATDAWLASAEPGAALRRLMSESRAGVERALRARAADAAAATV is encoded by the coding sequence GTGCCTGGCACGAATCTGACCCGCGAAGAGGCACAGGAGCGGGCGCGCCTGCTGACCGTGGACGCGTACGAGATCGATCTCGACCTCTCCGGAGCGCAGGAGGGCGGCACCTACCGGTCCGTGACCACCGTGCGCTTCGACTCCGCCGAAGCCGGTGCGGAGACGTTCATCGACCTGGTCGCGCCCGCCGTGCACGAGGTCGAGCTGAACGGGAAATCGCTCGACGTCGCGGCCGTGTTCCGCGACTCCCGCATCACGCTGCCGCACCTGGTCGCGGGCTCCAACGAGCTGCGGGTCGTCGCCGACTGCGCGTACACCAACACCGGTGAGGGCCTGCACCGCTTCGTCGACCCGGTGGACCAGCAGGCGTACCTCTACACCCAGTTCGAGGTGCCGGACGCCCGCCGGGTCTTCGCGAGCTTCGAGCAGCCCGACCTGAAGGCGACCTTCCGGTTCACCGTGAAGGCCCCGTCCGGCTGGACCGTGATCTCGAACTCGCCGACGCCCGAGCCGAAGGACGACGTCTGGTCCTTCGAGCCGACGCCGCGCATCTCGACGTACATCACGGCCCTGATCGTCGGCCCGTACCACTCGGTGCACAGCAGCTACGAGAAGGACGGCCAGTCCGTGCCGCTCGGCATCTACTGCCGTCCGTCGCTGGCCGAGTTCCTCGACGCGGACGCGGTCTTCGACGTCACGCGGCAGGGCTTCGACTGGTTCCAGGAGAAGTTCGACTACGCCTACCCGTTCGCCAAGTACGACCAGCTCTTCGTCCCGGAGTTCAACGCGGGCGCGATGGAGAACGCGGGCGCGGTCACCATCCGCGACCAGTACGTGTTCCGGTCGAAGGTGACGGACGCGGCGTACGAGACGCGGGCCGAGACCATCCTGCACGAGCTGGCCCACATGTGGTTCGGCGACCTCGTGACCATGGAGTGGTGGAACGACCTGTGGCTGAACGAGTCGTTCGCCACGTACACCTCGATCGCCTGCCAGGCGTACGCCGAGGGCTCGAAGTGGCCGCACTCCTGGACCACGTTCGCCAACTCCATGAAGACCTGGGCCTACCGCCAGGACCAGCTGCCGTCCACGCACCCGATCATGGCCGACATCCGTGACCTGGACGACGTGCTGGTCAACTTCGACGGCATCACGTACGCCAAGGGCGCCTCGGTCCTGAAGCAGCTGGTGGCGTACGTCGGCATGGAGGAGTTCTTCAAGGGCGTCCAGGCGTACTTCAAGGCGCACGCGTTCGGCAACACCCGGCTGTCGGACCTGCTGGGCGCGCTGGAGGAGACCTCCGGCCGCGACCTGAAGACCTGGTCGAAGGCGTGGCTGGAGACCGCGGGCATCAACATCCTGCGCCCGGAGATCGAGACGGACGGGAACGGCCACGTCACGTCCTTCGCAGTCCTTCAGGAGGCCCCGGCCCTCCCCGCCGGTGCCAAGGGCGAGCCGACGCTGCGCCCGCACCGCATCGCCATCGGCTGCTACGACCTCGACGCCGGCGGCAAGCTGGTCCGCACCGACCGGATCGAGCTGGACGTCGACGGCCCGCGCACCGTCGTGCCGTTCCCGGCCGGCACCGCCCGTCCCGCCGTGATCCTGCTCAACGACGACGACCTGTCGTACGCGAAGGTCCGGCTCGACGAGGAGTCGCTGCGCGTGGTCACCGAGCACCTGGGCGACTTCACCGAGTCCCTGCCCCGGGCCCTGTGCTGGGCCTCCGCCTGGGACATGACCCGGGACGGCGAGCTGGCGACCCGGGACTACCTGGAGCTGGTGCTCTCCGGGATCGGCAAGGAGTCGGACATCGGCGTCGTCCAGTCGCTGCACCGTCAGGTGAAGCTGGCGCTGGACCTGTACGCGGCACCGGAGTGGCGCGAGGCCGGGCTGAGCCGGTGGACCGAGGCGACGCTGGCGCACCTGCGCGCGGCGGAGCCGGGCAGCGACCACCAGCTGGCCTGGGCCCGTGCCTTCGCGGCGACCGCCCGCACCCCGCAGCAGACGGATCTGCTGCAGGCGCTGCTGGACGGACGGGAGGTGATCGAGGGCCTGGCCGTCGACGCGGAGCTGCGCTGGGCGTTCGTCGAGCGGCTCGCCGCGACCGGCCTCATGGAGGAGGACGGGATCGCCGCCGAGTACGAGCGGGACAGGACGGCGGCGGGCGAGCGCCACGCGGCGACCGCCCGTGCGGCCCGCCCCACCGAGGAGGCGAAGGCGGAGGCGTGGGCCTCGGTCGTCGAGTCCGACAAGCTGCCGAACTCCCTCCAGGAGGCGGTCATCGCCGGCCTCGTCCAGTCCGACCAGCGCGAACTGCTGGCCCCGTACACGGAGAAGTTCTTCGCGTCGGTCAAGGGCGTCTGGGACTCGCGCAGCCATGAGATGGCGCAGCAGATCGCGATCGGCCTCTACCCGTCCTTCCAGGTCTCGCAGGAGACCCTGGACGCCACGGACGCCTGGCTGGCCTCGGCCGAGCCGGGCGCGGCCCTGCGCCGGCTGATGTCGGAGTCCCGTGCGGGCGTGGAGCGCGCGCTCAGGGCCCGGGCGGCGGACGCGGCTGCGGCCACGGTGTAA
- the alc gene encoding allantoicase, producing MTFDQDENHHDDPHANDAAPYGGGDPYADYRTTDLPFTELVDLADRRLGAGVIAANDEFFAQRENLLLRERAVFDPEHFGHKGKIMDGWETRRRRGADADHPFPAPDEHDWALIRLGAPGIIRGIVVDTAHFRGNYPQRVSVQATSVEGTPGPGELLADDVKWEEIVPPTPVRGHAANGFEITGGRRCTHVRLCQHPDGGIARLRVHGEVVPDPAWLAALGTFDLISVLNGGSYEDASDRFYSSPTQIILPGTSRKMDDGWENRRRRVRGTNDWVRFRLPAQGAVRAVEIDTACLKGNAAGWIALQGRNGETGEWFEIIPRTRLQPDALHRFPLRARAIVTHVRLDAFPDGGVARMRLHGSLTETGAAELARRHEESSA from the coding sequence ATGACCTTCGACCAGGATGAGAACCACCACGACGATCCCCACGCCAACGACGCGGCCCCGTACGGCGGCGGCGACCCGTACGCCGACTACCGCACCACCGACCTCCCCTTCACCGAGCTCGTCGACCTCGCCGACCGCCGGCTCGGCGCGGGTGTGATCGCCGCCAATGACGAGTTCTTCGCCCAGCGGGAGAACCTCCTGCTCCGGGAACGCGCGGTCTTCGACCCCGAGCACTTCGGCCACAAGGGCAAGATCATGGACGGCTGGGAGACCCGCCGCCGACGCGGCGCCGACGCCGACCACCCGTTCCCCGCCCCGGACGAGCACGACTGGGCCCTGATCCGGCTCGGCGCCCCGGGCATCATCCGCGGCATCGTCGTCGACACCGCCCACTTCCGCGGCAACTACCCGCAGCGCGTGTCGGTCCAGGCGACCTCGGTCGAGGGCACCCCCGGCCCCGGGGAACTCCTCGCCGACGACGTGAAGTGGGAGGAGATCGTCCCGCCGACCCCCGTGCGCGGCCACGCCGCCAACGGCTTCGAGATCACCGGCGGACGCCGCTGCACCCATGTCCGGCTGTGCCAGCACCCCGACGGCGGCATAGCCCGCCTCCGCGTCCACGGCGAGGTCGTCCCCGACCCGGCCTGGCTCGCCGCGCTCGGCACGTTCGACCTGATCTCGGTCCTGAACGGCGGAAGTTACGAGGACGCCTCGGACCGCTTCTACTCCTCGCCGACCCAGATCATCCTGCCCGGCACCTCGCGCAAGATGGACGACGGCTGGGAGAACCGCCGCCGCCGGGTCCGCGGCACCAACGACTGGGTCCGCTTCCGCCTCCCCGCCCAGGGAGCGGTCCGCGCGGTCGAGATCGACACGGCCTGCCTCAAGGGCAACGCGGCCGGCTGGATCGCCCTCCAGGGCCGCAACGGCGAGACCGGCGAATGGTTCGAGATCATCCCCCGCACCCGGCTCCAGCCCGACGCCCTGCACCGCTTCCCGCTCCGGGCCCGGGCGATCGTCACCCACGTCCGGCTCGACGCCTTCCCGGACGGCGGCGTCGCCCGGATGCGCCTGCACGGCAGCCTGACGGAGACCGGCGCGGCCGAACTGGCCCGCCGCCACGAGGAGTCGAGCGCCTGA
- a CDS encoding LysR substrate-binding domain-containing protein, producing MTEWDLKKLRILRTLRDRGTVTATAEALLMTPSAVSQQLSNLSRQLGVPLLEARGRRVRLTDAAHLVLRHAEAVFAQLERADAELTGYLRGEAGEVRIAAFSTAVPALVVPAVRRLRAEDRPGPGVRVREAEAAQAYELLAAGEVDLALSLAAHAPTARDPRFTVLPLLADRLDVALPADHRLAAAPALRLADLSGDPWIFGGSGPWSQITTTACEAAGFVPEQAHSASGWTAILAMVEAGMGVALVPRMASAQRCVRDGVVMRALDADQPRRHVVAAVRHGAERGPAVVRVLAALTAVAESFTSTE from the coding sequence ATGACCGAGTGGGACCTCAAGAAGCTCCGCATCCTGCGCACCCTGCGCGACCGGGGCACGGTCACCGCCACCGCGGAGGCCCTGCTGATGACCCCGTCCGCGGTCTCGCAGCAACTGTCCAACCTGTCCAGGCAGCTCGGCGTACCGCTCCTGGAGGCCCGGGGCCGACGGGTCCGGCTCACCGACGCCGCCCACCTCGTCCTGCGTCACGCCGAGGCCGTCTTCGCCCAACTGGAGCGCGCCGACGCCGAACTGACCGGCTATCTGCGCGGTGAGGCCGGCGAGGTGCGGATCGCGGCGTTCTCCACGGCGGTGCCCGCCCTCGTGGTCCCCGCCGTCCGGCGGCTGCGCGCCGAGGACCGCCCGGGGCCCGGCGTCCGGGTCCGGGAGGCGGAGGCCGCGCAGGCGTACGAGCTCCTGGCGGCCGGCGAGGTGGACCTCGCGCTGTCCCTCGCCGCGCACGCCCCGACCGCCCGCGACCCCCGGTTCACCGTGCTGCCCCTGCTCGCGGACCGCCTGGACGTGGCGCTGCCCGCGGACCACCGCCTCGCCGCCGCGCCCGCCCTCCGCCTGGCCGACCTCTCCGGCGACCCGTGGATCTTCGGCGGCTCGGGCCCCTGGTCGCAGATCACCACCACCGCGTGCGAGGCCGCCGGTTTCGTGCCCGAACAGGCGCACAGCGCCTCCGGCTGGACGGCGATCCTGGCCATGGTCGAGGCGGGCATGGGCGTCGCGCTGGTCCCGCGCATGGCCTCGGCGCAACGGTGCGTCCGGGACGGCGTGGTGATGCGCGCGCTCGACGCCGACCAGCCGCGCCGCCACGTGGTGGCGGCGGTGCGGCACGGCGCCGAACGGGGCCCCGCGGTGGTCCGGGTCCTGGCGGCGCTCACCGCGGTCGCCGAATCGTTCACTTCAACTGAATAG
- the malQ gene encoding 4-alpha-glucanotransferase produces the protein MGLTRLAALHGVATSHSPSADPAVPVPDDTVVAVLAALGVDATTPEAVRESLAAAESAARSRLLPPTVVVWAGEPLPPALTGLPPGTTLDIRLEDPGAPPVPRTRVPAGRMESAGRTDPAGRMESAVSRPAAPQAAVPQPAAGARDVGAGDAGAGPPVTPAWWPEPPFGVHRLTVRAPGGPAAACTLVVAPPRAPAPPARAHGFLVQLYSLLSARSWGMGDLGDLADLATWSGRALGAGFVQVNPLHAAVPGDPTDPSPYRPSSRRFPDPVHLRVEDIPEYGYVTDRGALDDLRRRAASLTGTVLDKGALIDRDAVWELKRRALELVREVPLTPGRRAAYCDFLAAQGRALEDHALWCALAEVHGPDWHTWPAALRDPRSRETARARGELLDRVDFHCRLAWLTDGQLAGAQRAALDAGMPVGIVHDLAVGVHPGGADSWAQQDALAPGMSVGAPPDAFNARGQDWGLPPWRPDALAASGYAPYRGLLRGLLAHAGALRIDHVMGLFRLWWVPEGRPPTEGTYVGYDAEAMLAVLVLEAHRAGAVVLGEDLGTVEPGVREALARRGVLGTSVLWFERDWTGTRRPLAPERWRADCLATVTTHDLPSTAARLTGDHVTLRHRLGLLTRPLAVEAAADATETAEWTGHLSRLGLLPEGEGDEEGTVRALHRFLLRTPARLVGVWLPDALGDRRPQNLPGTWDQYPNWRLPVADAEGNPVTLEELAAAPRLHRLMEVLAPLRNRPRPLRGPAPERGRE, from the coding sequence ATGGGCTTGACCCGGCTCGCCGCACTGCACGGCGTCGCCACCTCCCACTCCCCGTCCGCCGATCCGGCGGTCCCCGTCCCCGACGACACGGTCGTCGCCGTGCTCGCCGCGCTCGGCGTGGACGCCACCACGCCCGAAGCGGTACGGGAATCGCTCGCCGCCGCCGAGTCGGCGGCCCGTTCCCGGCTGCTCCCGCCGACCGTGGTGGTGTGGGCCGGGGAGCCGCTGCCGCCCGCCCTGACCGGCCTGCCGCCCGGCACCACGCTCGACATCCGGCTGGAGGACCCCGGCGCGCCACCGGTCCCGCGCACCCGCGTCCCGGCCGGGCGGATGGAGTCGGCCGGGCGAACGGATCCGGCCGGACGGATGGAGTCGGCCGTTTCGCGACCGGCCGCTCCGCAGGCGGCCGTTCCGCAACCGGCCGCCGGGGCGCGCGACGTGGGGGCGGGCGACGCCGGGGCGGGCCCACCGGTGACCCCCGCCTGGTGGCCGGAGCCGCCGTTCGGGGTGCACCGGCTGACCGTGCGCGCGCCGGGCGGCCCGGCCGCCGCCTGCACGCTCGTCGTCGCCCCGCCCCGGGCGCCCGCCCCGCCCGCCCGCGCCCACGGCTTCCTGGTCCAGCTCTACTCCCTGCTCTCCGCCCGCTCCTGGGGCATGGGCGACCTCGGGGACCTCGCCGACCTCGCCACCTGGTCCGGGCGGGCCCTCGGCGCCGGCTTCGTCCAGGTCAACCCGCTGCACGCCGCCGTGCCCGGCGACCCCACCGACCCGTCCCCGTACCGCCCCTCGTCACGGCGCTTCCCCGACCCCGTCCACCTGCGTGTCGAGGACATCCCCGAGTACGGGTACGTGACCGACCGCGGCGCCCTCGACGACCTGCGTCGGAGAGCCGCCTCGCTCACCGGCACGGTCCTGGACAAGGGCGCCCTGATCGACCGTGACGCCGTCTGGGAACTCAAGCGCCGAGCACTCGAACTGGTACGGGAGGTGCCCCTCACCCCGGGCCGCCGCGCCGCGTACTGCGACTTCCTGGCCGCACAGGGACGGGCCCTGGAGGACCACGCCCTGTGGTGCGCCCTCGCCGAGGTGCACGGCCCCGACTGGCACACCTGGCCCGCCGCCCTCCGCGACCCCCGCTCCCGGGAGACCGCCCGTGCCCGCGGCGAACTCCTGGACCGGGTCGACTTCCACTGCCGGCTCGCCTGGCTGACCGACGGCCAGCTCGCCGGGGCCCAGCGCGCCGCCCTGGACGCGGGCATGCCCGTCGGCATCGTCCACGACCTCGCCGTCGGCGTGCACCCCGGCGGCGCCGACAGCTGGGCCCAGCAGGACGCCCTCGCGCCCGGCATGTCCGTCGGCGCACCCCCGGACGCCTTCAACGCCCGGGGCCAGGACTGGGGCCTGCCGCCCTGGCGCCCCGACGCCCTCGCCGCCTCCGGCTACGCCCCGTACCGCGGACTGCTGCGCGGACTCCTCGCCCACGCGGGCGCGCTGCGCATCGACCACGTCATGGGCCTGTTCCGGCTCTGGTGGGTGCCCGAGGGCCGTCCGCCCACCGAGGGCACCTACGTCGGTTACGACGCGGAGGCGATGCTCGCCGTTCTCGTCCTGGAGGCGCACCGGGCCGGCGCGGTCGTGCTGGGGGAGGACCTCGGCACCGTCGAACCGGGGGTCCGCGAGGCCCTGGCCCGGCGCGGCGTCCTCGGCACCTCCGTGCTCTGGTTCGAGCGGGACTGGACGGGCACACGCCGCCCCCTGGCCCCCGAGCGGTGGCGCGCGGACTGCCTGGCCACGGTCACCACCCACGACCTGCCGTCCACCGCCGCCCGGCTGACCGGCGACCACGTGACGCTGCGCCACCGCCTCGGCCTGCTCACCCGCCCCCTGGCGGTGGAGGCGGCGGCGGACGCGACCGAGACCGCCGAATGGACCGGGCACCTCTCCCGCCTCGGCCTGCTGCCCGAGGGCGAGGGCGACGAGGAGGGCACCGTCCGCGCCCTCCACCGCTTCCTGCTGCGCACCCCCGCCCGGCTGGTCGGCGTCTGGCTCCCCGACGCGCTGGGCGACCGCCGCCCGCAGAACCTCCCCGGAACCTGGGACCAGTACCCCAACTGGCGTCTGCCCGTCGCCGACGCGGAGGGCAACCCGGTCACCCTGGAGGAACTGGCCGCCGCGCCCCGGCTGCACCGGCTGATGGAGGTCCTCGCGCCCCTGCGGAACCGGCCGCGTCCCCTCCGCGGACCCGCCCCCGAACGGGGCCGCGAATGA